One genomic segment of Amycolatopsis sp. WQ 127309 includes these proteins:
- a CDS encoding ATP-binding protein has protein sequence MHRYTPEPDVGTGETADDGLPGTTSPDRLPAGSGTVVTPTFEELAPALPNDVADLRRKLIRWLAALPLDPESTHDITLATYEALANVAAHAYPDKHGWARLQAARVGDAVTVTVTDTGCGIPATRASRPRTAGLRTSGGRGLLLIDKVTDQSDIDTGEQGTTVRMTWRPAALRHAGAA, from the coding sequence GTGCATCGATACACCCCGGAACCGGACGTCGGCACCGGCGAGACCGCCGACGACGGCCTACCCGGGACCACGTCCCCCGACCGCCTCCCCGCGGGGTCCGGGACCGTGGTCACCCCGACCTTCGAAGAACTCGCGCCGGCGCTGCCCAACGACGTCGCCGACCTGCGCCGCAAGCTCATCCGCTGGCTGGCCGCCCTCCCCCTGGACCCGGAGAGCACGCACGACATCACGCTGGCGACCTACGAAGCGCTGGCGAACGTCGCGGCCCACGCTTACCCGGACAAGCACGGCTGGGCGCGCCTGCAGGCCGCGCGGGTGGGTGACGCCGTGACCGTGACGGTCACCGACACCGGCTGCGGTATCCCGGCGACCCGCGCGAGCCGCCCCCGCACCGCGGGCCTGCGCACCTCGGGCGGCCGCGGCCTGCTGCTGATCGACAAGGTGACCGACCAGTCCGACATCGACACCGGTGAGCAGGGCACGACGGTCCGGATGACCTGGCGCCCGGCCGCCTTGCGGCACGCGGGTGCGGCCTGA